One genomic segment of Litoribacterium kuwaitense includes these proteins:
- a CDS encoding transposase, whose protein sequence is IVTMKDLVKRLKRDPIFRYDCGFLHSDQIPSEASYSRMLSVISESDVMEQIHDELVLLAIDEGHISEEKHCHRCDAF, encoded by the coding sequence TATCGTGACAATGAAAGACCTCGTCAAACGGTTAAAACGTGATCCTATCTTTCGATATGACTGTGGGTTTCTTCACTCTGATCAAATTCCATCCGAGGCATCCTATTCGCGCATGCTTAGTGTGATCAGCGAATCAGATGTGATGGAACAGATCCATGATGAACTGGTTCTGCTTGCCATCGACGAAGGACATATCAGCGAAGAAAAACATTGCCATCGATGCGACGCATTTTGA